In Streptomyces venezuelae, the sequence CCGTTTGCGCTGCGCGCCCGCCGACAGCCTCAGCTCGATGATCGACCGCACGGCCGGCCACTCCTCGTCGAGGATCGAGTAGAAGGCCGTACTGCGGACGGCGCCGTCCAGCCCCCGGGAATGGGCCCGGCGGACCCCCTCGCAGGTGAAGCCCAGACGTTCCATGGCGGCCCGCGACCGACCGTTGCGCGCGTCCGCGCGCAGCGAGATACGCCGTACCCCCCAGGTCTCGAAGGCATGGCGGAGCATGAGCAGCTTCGCCTCGGTGTTGATACCGGTTCCCTGGGCGCCCGGGGACAGCCAGGTATTGCCGATCTCGGCGGCATCGGGGATCGCCGTCGCCGGATCGCCGAACGGGACTCCGGGCACGGCGGGCCAGACCAGCGGCCCCTGCCAGTAGTCGAGTTCCAGGAACCGGGTCGAACCGACGACCCGCCCGTCGGTGGCTCTGACCACCGCGAACGGGAGCGATCGACCCGCTGCCTGATCGGCGAGGGCACGTTCGATGTACTCGTGTGACGCCTGCACCCCGTGGGGTACGGGGGTGAAGGCGTAAGTCGTACGATCCTCGGCCCCGGCCACGGCCAGAGCCTCGGTGTGGTGGGGGGCGAGGGGCTCGAGCCGCA encodes:
- a CDS encoding GNAT family N-acetyltransferase, encoding MPVPVHLAGRTVRLEPLAPHHTEALAVAGAEDRTTYAFTPVPHGVQASHEYIERALADQAAGRSLPFAVVRATDGRVVGSTRFLELDYWQGPLVWPAVPGVPFGDPATAIPDAAEIGNTWLSPGAQGTGINTEAKLLMLRHAFETWGVRRISLRADARNGRSRAAMERLGFTCEGVRRAHSRGLDGAVRSTAFYSILDEEWPAVRSIIELRLSAGAQRKRRRKTLIPA